The Candidatus Methylacidithermus pantelleriae genome includes a window with the following:
- a CDS encoding filamentous hemagglutinin N-terminal domain-containing protein, protein MKWSAIGRSLSVAKKALPGWLLGVVLWIGLAGKSYAFLNANNVVNTSGAPVSFSSSFPTFVVTQSGSPNARSIINWGDNGFPSPGFNIFSGETVQFNQPGQRAAILNRDISGFGSFIDGTINANGQVYVINTVGITIGAHAVITAFSFGASTFDISDNDFLTPGPVVKLFAPGGGATLTVSGTINGSNSGGHVVLIGGGGGTGSLGLDISGATIDASYVGLAAPNGPLFINLVGTYPVLDPNLVSPPVGNTHLKTQFPGTELFIDNSTITASNGFTGGQIDVLGGDVFLGTAGIGTASLIADGSAGAGAINIVGNSPNVGVSLDDAFLDASSNFGKGGTIAIRSAFGYFDTGSTFVFATGFSTQGQTFIEAPFVVDGNGFYSPSPTFISP, encoded by the coding sequence ATGAAATGGAGTGCTATTGGTAGGAGTCTTTCGGTAGCAAAGAAGGCTCTTCCTGGTTGGCTGCTGGGGGTGGTATTGTGGATCGGCTTGGCTGGGAAGAGCTATGCGTTCCTTAATGCCAACAACGTCGTCAATACGAGTGGGGCTCCGGTTAGCTTTTCCTCGAGCTTTCCGACGTTCGTGGTGACCCAATCTGGGAGCCCGAATGCCCGGAGTATCATTAACTGGGGAGACAACGGCTTTCCATCCCCTGGCTTTAACATTTTCTCTGGTGAGACAGTTCAATTCAACCAGCCGGGCCAAAGAGCGGCTATTCTGAACCGGGACATCAGCGGTTTTGGTAGCTTCATTGACGGTACGATCAATGCGAACGGTCAGGTTTATGTCATCAACACGGTTGGAATTACGATAGGGGCGCACGCGGTGATTACTGCGTTTAGTTTTGGCGCTAGTACCTTCGATATTAGTGACAATGACTTCCTTACCCCCGGGCCGGTCGTAAAGCTGTTCGCGCCGGGTGGGGGCGCAACCCTTACGGTTAGTGGAACGATTAATGGCTCGAATAGCGGTGGTCATGTGGTCTTGATCGGGGGCGGGGGCGGGACTGGTAGCCTAGGGCTTGACATAAGCGGTGCTACTATCGATGCTAGCTACGTTGGGCTAGCTGCTCCCAATGGACCCCTCTTCATTAACCTTGTGGGGACCTATCCTGTCCTGGATCCAAATCTTGTTTCGCCTCCTGTTGGGAACACTCATCTCAAAACGCAATTTCCTGGGACTGAGCTGTTCATTGATAACTCCACGATTACGGCGAGCAACGGGTTTACTGGGGGTCAGATTGACGTCCTTGGAGGAGATGTGTTCCTGGGTACGGCAGGTATTGGTACCGCATCTCTTATCGCGGATGGAAGTGCGGGAGCCGGAGCGATCAACATCGTTGGGAATTCTCCAAACGTAGGCGTGTCTTTAGACGACGCGTTTCTCGATGCTTCGTCCAACTTTGGCAAAGGGGGTACCATTGCGATCCGGTCAGCGTTCGGTTACTTTGACACTGGGAGTACCTTTGTCTTCGCAACTGGGTTTTCTACTCAGGGGCAGACTTTCATCGAGGCCCCCTTTGTCGTTGATGGAAACGGTTTCTACTCGCCATCTCCTACGTTTATTAGTCCGTAG